In a single window of the Leisingera daeponensis DSM 23529 genome:
- a CDS encoding Lrp/AsnC family transcriptional regulator encodes MSALDALDFALLRALSEDAALSAGALGRQLGLSQPATWRRIKRLQEEGIIAGRRLELDKEKLGFGVTVFLGVKLATKGRVSLEDFERAVSAIPEVQTVEHVLGMYDYRLRVTARDISDFERVLRRRVMTLPGVGNVEANVLLSEERRPGPLG; translated from the coding sequence ATGAGCGCTTTGGATGCACTCGATTTTGCCCTGCTGCGCGCCTTGTCGGAGGATGCGGCCCTTTCGGCGGGCGCGCTGGGGCGGCAACTGGGTCTCAGCCAGCCCGCAACCTGGCGGCGGATCAAGCGGCTGCAGGAGGAGGGGATCATCGCGGGCCGCAGGCTGGAACTCGACAAGGAGAAGCTTGGGTTCGGCGTCACTGTCTTTCTGGGCGTGAAGCTGGCGACCAAAGGCCGGGTCTCTCTGGAGGATTTCGAACGCGCGGTCTCAGCCATCCCTGAAGTGCAGACGGTGGAGCATGTTCTGGGAATGTATGATTACCGGCTGCGGGTGACGGCGCGGGACATTTCCGACTTTGAACGCGTGCTGCGGCGGCGGGTGATGACCCTGCCGGGCGTCGGCAATGTGGAGGCCAATGTCCTCTTGAGCGAGGAGCGGCGGCCGGGGCCGCTGGGCTGA
- a CDS encoding GntR family transcriptional regulator — translation MNQSRSNQKDAYALILEAIDSGVYKPGDRLVESDLAERFGVSRTPIREALQRLETQSLLERDGRSLIVASLDHNQMAELYVVRRELEGLAARLAARHATEEEIRVLQEMVEADDQLVGDPAALSKANRRFHEQIHLASHNRYLVQQLDLVHRTMALMATTSLAAEGRSEIAQCEHKGIVDAISRRDEDAAGQALKDHISIAFMTRLKQDAKGRS, via the coding sequence ATGAACCAGAGCCGCAGCAACCAGAAAGACGCCTATGCGCTGATCCTCGAAGCGATCGACTCAGGGGTCTACAAACCGGGCGACCGGCTGGTGGAGAGCGACCTGGCCGAGCGCTTTGGCGTTTCGCGCACTCCGATCCGAGAGGCGCTGCAGCGGCTGGAGACGCAATCGCTGCTGGAGCGTGACGGGCGGTCGCTGATCGTGGCCTCGCTGGACCACAACCAGATGGCGGAGCTTTATGTGGTGCGGCGCGAGCTGGAAGGGCTGGCGGCGCGGCTGGCGGCGCGCCATGCCACCGAGGAAGAGATCCGTGTCCTGCAGGAGATGGTCGAGGCGGATGACCAGCTTGTCGGTGATCCGGCGGCGCTGTCCAAGGCCAACCGCCGGTTTCATGAGCAGATCCATCTGGCCTCGCACAACCGGTATCTGGTGCAGCAGCTGGACCTGGTGCATCGGACCATGGCGCTGATGGCGACCACCTCGCTGGCAGCGGAAGGGCGCAGCGAGATAGCCCAGTGCGAGCATAAGGGGATCGTCGATGCGATCAGCCGCCGCGACGAGGATGCCGCGGGCCAGGCGCTGAAGGATCACATCTCCATTGCCTTCATGACCCGTTTAAAACAGGACGCCAAGGGGCGGAGCTGA
- a CDS encoding UbiH/UbiF family hydroxylase, translating into MADTCDILISGGGIAGLTAAAAFASSGFSVICADPAPPVTERDAEGSDLRTTAFLQPAQALLVRCGIWARLEAHAAPLQIMRIVDAGGARPEPRVVKDFNAADISDQPFGWNLPNWLLRREMIARLAELPNVDLRFGTGTTGLFTRTNEARVSLSDGSQAAAKLVVACDGRNSPMRETAGIPVKTTRYGQKALAFAVTHPVPHENVSTEIHRSGGPFTLVPLPDYQGQPSSAIVWMERGPRAQELLNLDPAAFEAAMTERSCGLFGDLKLASRRTIWPIISQSAERLNGERLALMAEAAHVVPPIGAQGLNMSLGDLRSLLELAEARPEGLGDAQMLAAYHKARHNEILLRVKGIDLLNRTSMLAPRPLRDLRAFGLNALYSLAPVRKTLMQMGLGVK; encoded by the coding sequence ATGGCCGATACCTGCGATATCCTGATTTCCGGCGGCGGCATTGCGGGACTGACCGCAGCCGCCGCTTTTGCCTCCAGCGGCTTCAGCGTCATCTGCGCGGACCCCGCCCCGCCAGTGACCGAGCGCGACGCCGAAGGATCCGATCTGCGCACCACCGCGTTTCTGCAGCCCGCGCAAGCGCTGCTGGTGCGCTGCGGCATCTGGGCGCGGCTGGAAGCGCACGCCGCTCCGTTGCAGATCATGCGTATCGTCGATGCGGGCGGCGCCCGGCCCGAACCGCGGGTGGTCAAGGATTTCAACGCCGCCGATATCTCCGACCAGCCCTTCGGATGGAACCTGCCGAACTGGCTGTTGCGGCGCGAGATGATTGCCCGGCTGGCGGAGCTGCCGAATGTTGACCTGCGCTTTGGCACCGGCACTACGGGCCTGTTCACCCGCACCAACGAGGCGCGCGTCAGCCTCAGCGACGGCAGCCAGGCGGCCGCAAAACTGGTGGTGGCCTGCGACGGCCGCAACTCGCCGATGCGCGAGACGGCGGGCATACCGGTGAAGACCACCCGCTACGGGCAAAAGGCGCTGGCCTTTGCCGTCACCCACCCGGTGCCGCACGAGAATGTCTCCACCGAAATCCACCGCTCCGGCGGCCCCTTCACCCTGGTGCCGCTGCCCGACTACCAGGGGCAGCCGTCCTCGGCCATTGTCTGGATGGAGCGCGGGCCGCGCGCGCAGGAGCTGTTGAACCTGGACCCCGCAGCCTTCGAGGCCGCGATGACAGAGCGCAGCTGCGGATTGTTCGGCGATCTGAAACTGGCGTCGCGCCGCACCATCTGGCCGATCATCAGCCAGTCGGCGGAACGGCTGAACGGCGAACGGCTGGCGCTGATGGCCGAGGCCGCCCATGTGGTGCCGCCGATCGGCGCGCAAGGCCTCAACATGTCCCTGGGCGATCTCCGCAGCCTGCTGGAACTGGCCGAGGCCCGGCCCGAAGGCCTGGGCGATGCGCAGATGCTGGCGGCCTACCACAAGGCCCGTCACAACGAGATCCTGCTGCGGGTGAAGGGCATCGACCTGTTGAACCGGACCTCGATGCTGGCCCCGCGCCCGTTGCGCGACCTGCGCGCCTTCGGCCTCAACGCGCTGTATTCGCTGGCACCAGTGCGCAAGACGCTGATGCAGATGGGGCTGGGAGTGAAGTAA
- a CDS encoding glycosyltransferase has protein sequence MGYVSQPLRQVWLPQPAEQPFPGPQQPLDGAGMMRALVLRQHQKAALGRVLVAEGLASEEQVQETLARQYRMPRADLAGQIANTRLLARKPAQFWLRHCALPWLQLGKTVTVAIAHPDRFEALQHELQDSFGSITPVLAGEAQITALLTSHFSPALVREASSSVVPQLSCRTLQPARGRAVAAACALPALYLCCTAPAALFTVFSLLALASVLLFTALKACGLAAYWSAHARCRRPATPPLLPAPRPQQGPDLPVISVMVPLYKEAEISRALLTRIRKLSYPRALTDVILVLEEQDSVTRAALENTRLPPWIRVVEVPAFGGLTTKPRAMNYALNFCRGAIIGVWDAEDAPEADQLAKVAQAFARADSKTACVQGVLDYYNPRTNWISRCFTLEYGSWFRIVLQGMSRLGLVMPLGGTTMFVRRHVLEELGGWDAHNVTEDADLGVRLYRAGYRTEMLPSTTYEEANCRPWPWVKQRSRWLKGFMLTYLVHMRQPLRLLGDLGWKRFLGFQAFFLGTLGQFLFAPLLWSFWLIALGLPHPSQSVAPPLLLPLAAAALVFFELLGVLICITAARDMGRPWLAAWAPVMVLYFPMGALAAAKAAYELVARPFFWDKTAHGVKPNAKPGAKPRRKSRLGRFSSAPWRPVLNGS, from the coding sequence ATGGGTTATGTGTCACAACCGCTGCGGCAGGTCTGGCTGCCGCAGCCTGCGGAGCAGCCTTTCCCGGGCCCGCAGCAGCCGCTGGATGGCGCCGGCATGATGCGCGCGCTGGTGCTGCGCCAGCACCAGAAGGCAGCGCTGGGACGGGTGCTGGTGGCCGAAGGGCTGGCCAGCGAGGAGCAGGTTCAGGAAACGCTGGCGCGGCAGTACCGGATGCCCCGCGCCGATCTGGCCGGCCAGATTGCCAACACCCGGCTGCTGGCCCGCAAACCCGCCCAATTCTGGCTGCGCCATTGCGCCCTGCCCTGGCTGCAGTTGGGCAAGACCGTCACCGTTGCCATTGCTCACCCGGACCGGTTCGAGGCGCTGCAGCACGAGTTGCAGGACAGCTTCGGGAGCATCACGCCGGTGCTGGCGGGCGAGGCGCAGATCACCGCCCTGCTCACCAGCCATTTCAGCCCCGCCCTGGTGCGCGAGGCCAGCAGCAGCGTGGTGCCGCAGCTCAGCTGCCGCACCCTGCAGCCTGCCCGGGGCCGCGCCGTGGCAGCCGCCTGCGCCCTGCCCGCCCTGTACCTGTGCTGCACTGCACCGGCGGCGCTGTTTACCGTCTTCAGCCTGCTGGCGCTTGCGTCGGTGCTGCTCTTCACGGCGCTGAAGGCCTGCGGGCTGGCGGCCTATTGGTCCGCCCACGCCCGCTGCAGGCGCCCCGCCACCCCGCCTCTGCTGCCTGCCCCGCGCCCGCAGCAGGGGCCGGACCTGCCAGTCATTTCGGTCATGGTCCCGCTCTACAAGGAGGCCGAGATCAGCCGCGCCCTGCTGACGCGCATCCGCAAGCTCAGCTATCCCCGGGCGTTGACCGACGTGATCCTGGTGCTGGAGGAACAGGACAGCGTCACCCGTGCCGCGCTGGAAAACACCCGACTGCCGCCCTGGATCCGGGTAGTGGAGGTCCCGGCCTTCGGCGGGCTGACCACCAAGCCGCGGGCGATGAACTACGCGCTGAACTTTTGCCGCGGCGCCATCATCGGCGTCTGGGACGCCGAAGACGCGCCGGAGGCGGACCAGCTGGCCAAGGTGGCGCAAGCCTTTGCCCGTGCGGACAGCAAGACCGCCTGCGTCCAGGGAGTTCTCGACTATTACAACCCGCGCACCAACTGGATCTCGCGCTGCTTCACGCTCGAATACGGCAGCTGGTTCCGCATCGTCCTGCAGGGTATGTCCCGGCTTGGTCTGGTGATGCCGCTGGGCGGCACCACCATGTTTGTCCGCCGCCATGTGCTGGAAGAGCTGGGCGGCTGGGACGCCCACAACGTGACTGAGGACGCCGACCTGGGCGTCCGCCTCTACCGCGCCGGCTACCGCACCGAAATGCTGCCCAGCACCACCTATGAGGAGGCCAACTGCCGCCCCTGGCCCTGGGTCAAGCAGCGCTCGCGCTGGCTGAAGGGGTTCATGCTCACCTACCTGGTGCACATGCGCCAGCCGCTGCGGCTGCTGGGCGATCTCGGCTGGAAACGCTTCCTGGGGTTTCAGGCGTTCTTTCTGGGCACCCTGGGGCAATTCCTGTTTGCGCCGCTTTTGTGGTCGTTCTGGCTGATTGCCCTGGGCCTGCCGCATCCCAGCCAAAGCGTGGCGCCGCCGCTGCTGCTGCCGCTGGCGGCGGCTGCGCTGGTGTTTTTCGAACTGCTGGGCGTGCTTATCTGCATCACCGCTGCCCGGGACATGGGCCGCCCCTGGCTGGCGGCCTGGGCGCCCGTGATGGTCCTGTATTTCCCGATGGGCGCCCTCGCCGCTGCCAAGGCGGCTTATGAGCTGGTGGCCCGCCCCTTCTTCTGGGACAAGACCGCCCACGGCGTCAAACCCAACGCCAAACCCGGTGCCAAACCGCGCCGCAAATCCCGGCTCGGACGGTTCAGCTCCGCCCCTTGGCGTCCTGTTTTAAACGGGTCATGA
- a CDS encoding GatB/YqeY domain-containing protein, with protein sequence MDTRTRVNQALKQAMKDKAADRLATLRLINAAIKDREIAARADGEESSIGDEEILAILGKMTKQRKESARAYEEGGRLDLAERELGEIAVIEEFLPQQLSEEEAADAVKAAVAETGAESIRDMGKVMAALKAKYTGQMDFGKAGPMVKDRLCSKGGC encoded by the coding sequence ATGGATACGCGCACGCGGGTCAATCAGGCCCTGAAGCAGGCGATGAAAGACAAGGCCGCCGACCGGCTGGCCACGCTGCGGCTGATCAATGCGGCCATCAAGGACCGCGAGATTGCGGCCCGCGCCGATGGCGAGGAAAGCAGCATCGGCGATGAGGAAATTCTGGCCATCCTGGGCAAGATGACCAAGCAGCGCAAGGAAAGCGCCCGCGCCTACGAGGAAGGCGGGCGGCTGGATCTGGCGGAACGGGAACTGGGCGAGATCGCCGTCATCGAGGAATTCCTGCCGCAGCAGCTAAGCGAAGAGGAAGCCGCGGATGCGGTGAAGGCCGCGGTGGCTGAAACCGGCGCCGAATCGATTCGCGACATGGGCAAGGTGATGGCCGCGCTGAAGGCGAAATACACCGGCCAGATGGATTTCGGCAAAGCCGGCCCGATGGTCAAGGACCGGCTCTGCAGCAAGGGCGGCTGCTGA
- a CDS encoding DUF2244 domain-containing protein produces the protein MPYNWTRPQTGAERELHLWPHQSLPPQGYARFLALTAALICVPLIPVLGSVLLWGLLPFLMLALFGMKWALDRSRRDHQILEVLTIGPQDAHLERINPDGRRQSWHCNRHWARVEMHDRDGPVPHYVTLHGCGREVEIGAFLSEEERVALYGDLKSAFTR, from the coding sequence ATGCCTTACAACTGGACCCGACCGCAAACCGGTGCCGAACGCGAGCTGCACCTCTGGCCGCATCAGTCGCTGCCGCCGCAGGGCTATGCCCGGTTCCTCGCCCTCACCGCCGCGCTGATCTGCGTGCCGCTGATCCCGGTGCTGGGCTCTGTCCTTCTATGGGGGCTGCTGCCGTTTCTGATGCTTGCACTGTTCGGCATGAAATGGGCGCTGGACCGCAGCCGCCGCGACCACCAGATCCTGGAGGTGCTGACCATCGGCCCGCAGGACGCGCATCTGGAGCGGATCAACCCGGACGGCAGACGGCAAAGCTGGCACTGCAACCGCCATTGGGCGCGGGTCGAGATGCACGACCGCGACGGCCCGGTGCCGCATTATGTCACCCTGCACGGCTGCGGCCGCGAGGTGGAGATAGGCGCCTTCCTGTCAGAGGAGGAGCGGGTCGCGCTTTACGGCGACCTCAAATCCGCCTTCACCCGCTGA
- a CDS encoding pyrimidine 5'-nucleotidase, whose amino-acid sequence MPKHAFSHVSQWVFDLDNTLYPPSARLFDQIEVKMTAYVMDALRVDRAEADRLRSHYWREHGTTLAGLMREHDLDPEPYLVAVHDISMDHLEEDADLAAGIRNLPGKKIVYTNGSAPYAERVLAARGLSGLFDGVFGVEHADYHPKPERRAFDRVFARAGIAPQQAAMFEDDARNLAAPHEMGMRTVHVAPEPVDAAHIHHHSHDLAGFLARLI is encoded by the coding sequence ATGCCCAAACACGCCTTTTCCCATGTCTCGCAATGGGTGTTCGACCTCGACAACACCCTGTACCCCCCGTCCGCGCGGCTGTTCGACCAGATCGAGGTCAAGATGACAGCCTATGTGATGGACGCCCTCAGGGTGGACCGGGCCGAGGCCGACCGCCTGCGCAGCCACTACTGGCGCGAGCACGGCACCACGCTTGCGGGCCTCATGCGCGAGCATGATCTGGATCCGGAACCCTATCTTGTGGCGGTGCATGACATCTCGATGGACCACCTGGAGGAGGATGCAGACCTGGCCGCAGGCATCCGCAACCTGCCGGGCAAGAAGATCGTCTACACCAACGGCTCCGCCCCCTATGCCGAGCGGGTGCTGGCCGCACGCGGGCTGTCGGGGCTGTTTGACGGCGTCTTTGGCGTCGAGCACGCGGACTACCATCCGAAACCGGAGCGGCGCGCCTTTGACAGGGTATTTGCCCGCGCGGGCATCGCCCCGCAGCAGGCGGCAATGTTCGAGGATGACGCGCGCAATCTCGCCGCACCGCATGAGATGGGCATGCGCACGGTGCATGTGGCGCCAGAGCCCGTGGACGCCGCGCACATCCATCATCATTCCCATGATCTGGCCGGTTTCCTGGCACGGCTGATCTGA
- the carA gene encoding glutamine-hydrolyzing carbamoyl-phosphate synthase small subunit: MAASAPSKPTACLALADGTVFYGTGFGATGETVAELCFNTAMTGYQEIMTDPSYAGQIVTFTFPHIGNTGVTPEDDETADPVAAGMVVKWDPTLASNWRATEELKDWLTRTGRIAIGGVDTRRLTRAIRQQGAPHVALAHDPEGNFDVEALVAKARGWSGLVGLDLAKDVTCAQSYRWDEMRWAWPDGYARQENPQHKVVAIDYGAKRNILRCLASAGCDVTVLPATATAEEVLAHNPDGVFLSNGPGDPAATGEYAVPMIQDVLKADLPVFGICLGHQMLALALGAKTVKMNHGHHGANHPVKEHSTGKVEITSMNHGFAVDAQTLPEGVEETHVSLFDGSNCGIRVSGRPVYSVQHHPEASPGPQDSYYLFERFAEAMAERKSA, encoded by the coding sequence ATGGCCGCTTCTGCCCCGTCCAAGCCCACCGCATGCCTGGCGCTCGCTGATGGCACCGTCTTTTACGGCACCGGCTTCGGCGCCACCGGCGAAACCGTGGCCGAGCTCTGCTTCAACACCGCGATGACCGGCTATCAGGAGATCATGACCGACCCCTCCTATGCGGGTCAGATCGTCACCTTCACCTTCCCCCACATCGGCAACACCGGCGTGACCCCGGAGGATGACGAGACCGCCGATCCGGTTGCCGCCGGCATGGTGGTGAAATGGGACCCCACGCTGGCCTCCAACTGGCGCGCCACCGAGGAGCTGAAGGACTGGCTCACCCGCACCGGCCGTATCGCCATCGGCGGCGTCGACACCCGCCGCCTGACCCGCGCGATCCGCCAGCAGGGCGCGCCGCATGTGGCGCTGGCGCATGACCCTGAGGGCAACTTCGACGTCGAGGCGCTGGTCGCCAAGGCGCGCGGCTGGTCCGGCCTGGTGGGTCTGGACTTGGCCAAAGACGTGACCTGCGCCCAAAGCTACCGCTGGGACGAGATGCGCTGGGCCTGGCCTGACGGCTACGCCCGCCAGGAAAACCCTCAGCACAAGGTTGTCGCCATCGACTACGGTGCCAAGCGCAACATTCTGCGCTGCCTCGCCAGCGCCGGCTGCGACGTGACCGTGCTGCCCGCCACCGCCACCGCGGAAGAGGTGCTGGCCCACAACCCCGACGGCGTGTTCCTGTCCAACGGCCCGGGAGACCCGGCCGCCACTGGCGAATACGCGGTGCCGATGATCCAGGACGTGCTGAAAGCGGACCTGCCGGTCTTCGGTATCTGTCTGGGCCACCAGATGCTGGCGCTGGCACTGGGGGCAAAAACCGTCAAGATGAACCACGGCCACCACGGCGCCAACCATCCGGTCAAGGAGCATTCCACCGGCAAGGTCGAGATCACCTCGATGAACCATGGCTTTGCGGTGGACGCGCAGACCCTGCCCGAAGGCGTGGAAGAAACCCATGTGTCGCTGTTTGACGGCTCCAACTGCGGCATCCGGGTATCCGGCCGCCCGGTGTATTCGGTGCAGCACCACCCCGAAGCCAGCCCCGGCCCGCAGGACAGCTACTACCTGTTCGAACGCTTTGCCGAAGCGATGGCCGAGCGCAAATCTGCGTAA
- a CDS encoding aminotransferase class V-fold PLP-dependent enzyme: MALLDTVDPQGLDEFSVVFTDRSLNHMSKTFQQVMLDINAMLKEVYNAEAVVLVPGGGTYAMEAVARQFVRDAKALVVRNGWFSYRWSQIFEAGGFTASSTVMKARRTGNESASPFEPAPISDVVAAIKEQKPDIVFAPHVETAAGVILPDDYVTAMAAAAHEVGALMVLDCIASGCAWVDMKATGVDVLISAPQKGWSASPSAGLVMLSVRALARLEETASDSFALNLKQWRAIMKAYEDGGHAYHATMPTDALRAFRDTMLETKEYGFERLREAQWKLGNGVRMMLKDKGITSVAADGFGAPGVVVSYTSDPEVQNGKKFLALGTQIAAGVPLQCDEPADFRTFRLGLFGLDKLYDVDATLARLKTVVDQVL; the protein is encoded by the coding sequence ATGGCATTGCTCGATACCGTCGACCCGCAGGGTCTGGATGAATTCTCGGTGGTGTTCACCGACCGCTCGCTCAATCACATGTCCAAGACCTTCCAGCAGGTGATGCTGGACATCAACGCGATGCTGAAAGAGGTCTATAACGCCGAAGCCGTGGTTCTGGTGCCCGGCGGCGGCACCTATGCGATGGAGGCGGTGGCGCGCCAGTTCGTCCGTGATGCGAAGGCGCTGGTGGTGCGCAATGGCTGGTTCTCCTACCGCTGGAGCCAGATTTTCGAGGCGGGCGGCTTTACCGCGTCCTCGACCGTGATGAAGGCGCGCCGCACCGGCAATGAGAGTGCTTCGCCGTTTGAGCCTGCGCCGATTTCAGATGTGGTGGCCGCGATCAAGGAGCAGAAGCCGGACATCGTCTTTGCCCCGCATGTGGAAACCGCCGCAGGGGTGATTCTGCCGGACGATTACGTCACCGCGATGGCGGCGGCCGCGCATGAGGTTGGCGCGCTGATGGTGCTGGACTGCATCGCATCGGGCTGCGCCTGGGTCGACATGAAGGCGACCGGCGTCGATGTGCTGATCTCCGCCCCGCAAAAGGGCTGGAGCGCCTCGCCCTCCGCCGGTCTGGTGATGCTGTCAGTCCGCGCGCTGGCACGGCTGGAGGAGACCGCGTCGGACAGCTTTGCGCTGAACCTGAAACAGTGGCGCGCCATCATGAAGGCCTATGAGGACGGCGGCCATGCCTATCACGCCACCATGCCGACCGATGCGCTGCGCGCCTTCCGCGACACCATGCTGGAAACCAAAGAATACGGCTTTGAACGTCTGCGCGAGGCGCAGTGGAAGCTGGGCAACGGCGTGCGGATGATGCTGAAGGACAAGGGCATCACCTCGGTTGCCGCCGACGGCTTTGGCGCGCCGGGTGTGGTGGTGAGCTATACCAGCGACCCGGAGGTTCAGAACGGCAAGAAGTTTTTGGCGCTAGGCACCCAGATCGCCGCAGGCGTACCGCTGCAATGCGATGAGCCCGCCGATTTCCGGACCTTCCGCCTGGGCCTGTTCGGCCTCGACAAACTCTATGATGTGGACGCCACTCTGGCGCGGCTGAAGACGGTCGTGGATCAGGTGCTGTAA